One window from the genome of Deinococcus psychrotolerans encodes:
- a CDS encoding M48 family metallopeptidase, which produces MTKRAGVSQRVAQYGTTRIVYRLVRRARQTLSIEVLPDGTVQAAAPLEAPDIEIERRVVIRGAWILRQQRELAVLPPPLPARKYLSGESYRYLGRQHRLRVQAGETEGVKLTRGELLLTVRSPNRAERVLQGWFRARAQQVIEERIVPCLELTAHHGVHHAGTFQLRRMATRWGSCTHAGQLTFNPLLAQAPKECIDYVLLHELCHVKEFSHARAYYALLGRVLPDWKVRRARLNRLVALPGEC; this is translated from the coding sequence GTGACGAAGCGGGCCGGCGTCTCCCAGCGCGTCGCTCAGTACGGCACCACCCGCATTGTTTACCGACTGGTACGCCGGGCACGCCAGACGCTGAGTATCGAGGTGCTGCCCGACGGCACGGTGCAGGCTGCCGCGCCGCTGGAGGCTCCGGACATTGAGATTGAACGCCGAGTCGTGATTCGCGGCGCTTGGATTCTCCGGCAGCAGCGGGAACTGGCCGTGCTCCCCCCTCCCCTGCCTGCCCGGAAATACCTGAGCGGCGAATCGTACCGGTATCTGGGTCGGCAGCATCGCCTCCGCGTGCAGGCAGGCGAAACGGAAGGCGTCAAACTCACGCGCGGTGAGTTGCTCCTGACGGTGCGGTCTCCGAACCGGGCTGAGCGGGTGCTGCAAGGCTGGTTCCGGGCACGCGCCCAGCAGGTGATCGAAGAGCGAATAGTCCCATGTCTGGAACTGACAGCCCATCACGGCGTTCATCATGCGGGGACATTCCAACTGCGGCGCATGGCGACGCGCTGGGGCAGTTGTACGCACGCAGGGCAGCTCACTTTCAATCCCCTGCTGGCGCAGGCACCTAAAGAGTGCATCGATTATGTGCTGCTCCACGAGCTGTGCCACGTCAAAGAGTTCAGCCACGCGCGGGCGTACTACGCGCTGCTGGGCCGGGTGCTGCCGGACTGGAAAGTCAGACGCGCACGGCTCAACCGCCTGGTGGCTTTACCAGGTGAGTGTTGA
- a CDS encoding type I restriction endonuclease subunit R, protein MQERHPPRASTRYADPHPRRFPLSTPDLREIVSSQLPALAQLVNLGYTYLTPAQTVTLRRGRRSQVILTDVLLEALAKLNTVTYLDRVQSFTPEGLQKAADQLLNLPFEAIYTTAYKAYDLLTLGVTVDQTIDGDRKAFSVRFIDWQCPENNIWHVTEEYEVERSGSSRTRRPDIVLFCNGLPLVVIECKRPDMDGAVAEAISQTLRNHAREEIPLLYAFAQLLLGVSQNDARYATTGADAKYWAGWREEDESVKDALPVLISAPLPAEVRARILGWRDAPLRAELDRAWHEGPRLPTAQDKLIASLLSPARLLPFIRGFIVFDAGVKKAARYQQYYAVLATLQRVQERTPSGSRRGGVIWHTTGSGKSLTMVMLARALTHLPDAEAPRIVLVTDRIDLDDQIKDTFKNTGAAVTKANSGAHLLELLASERTQVITAIIDKFEAVAREKFKVESPDVFVLVDESHRSQYGSANALMRSVLPQACLIGFTGTPLLKKEKSTAEKFGGILHAYSMAKAVQDKAVAPLKYEARHAELHGAQEQIDRWFERVTRDLTEAQKRDLKRQFRAAQTVLGATSRLEEIAYDIGEHFRQTYQGRGLKAQFAVSSKLDAVRYKKIFERWGTVSVAVVISAPDTREGRESVDEADVPEVQAFWRDMMNRYGSPDAYQKNVIKAFKGDGDPELLIVVDKLLTGFDAPSNAVLYLDKRLKEHSVLQAIARVNRLYDGKDYGLVVDYRGIFSELTEALDIYAALEAEGFDPADVAGTLESVDIEIGLLKTRHGHVWDVFGGVNRQDFEAMQRHLEPQDRRDTFYETLTHFAKTLQLALGTPSFLDATPEAERQVYIRDLRFFLNLRTTVKRRYGESVDFGPLEAQLRKLVQEHVGADSVAALVEPVSLFEVEASQQELGDIEGTVARADTMTSRVRRAVTERMEEDPAFYKRLSELVDEAIADHRAERLSDLEYLKRAEELTRLARERGTQEGDLRLHERGEARAYFGLLEEAFSTMLSEVPNLTEQLIRAALLFEEVIERFKIRDWHTNLGVRNRMMDSMDDQLYELEQLGNQRIPHSVRDALFEKVLSVARHRDQV, encoded by the coding sequence GTGCAGGAGAGGCACCCCCCCCGCGCTTCCACACGCTACGCTGACCCTCATCCTCGGAGGTTTCCCCTGTCCACCCCAGATCTGCGTGAAATCGTTTCCAGTCAGTTGCCTGCGCTGGCCCAGCTCGTCAATTTGGGCTACACCTACCTGACCCCGGCCCAGACCGTCACTCTGCGGCGGGGGCGGCGCAGTCAGGTCATCCTCACCGACGTGCTGCTGGAAGCGCTGGCGAAGCTGAACACCGTCACCTACCTTGACCGTGTTCAATCCTTCACGCCCGAGGGCCTCCAGAAGGCCGCCGATCAGCTGCTGAACCTGCCGTTCGAGGCGATCTACACCACCGCCTATAAAGCCTACGATCTGCTGACGTTGGGTGTCACCGTCGATCAGACCATAGACGGCGACCGTAAGGCCTTCAGTGTGCGGTTCATCGATTGGCAGTGCCCAGAAAACAACATCTGGCACGTTACCGAGGAGTACGAGGTGGAACGCAGCGGCAGCAGCCGAACGCGCCGCCCCGACATCGTGCTGTTTTGTAACGGCCTGCCGCTGGTCGTCATTGAGTGCAAACGCCCGGATATGGACGGCGCGGTCGCCGAAGCCATTTCGCAGACGCTGCGCAACCATGCCCGTGAGGAGATCCCGCTGCTTTACGCGTTTGCCCAACTGCTGCTGGGCGTCTCGCAAAATGACGCCAGGTACGCCACGACCGGCGCGGACGCCAAGTACTGGGCCGGATGGCGCGAGGAAGATGAGTCAGTTAAAGACGCCCTGCCAGTGCTCATCTCCGCGCCGCTGCCCGCCGAAGTGCGTGCCCGGATCCTCGGCTGGCGGGACGCGCCGCTGCGCGCCGAACTGGACCGCGCCTGGCACGAAGGCCCCCGATTGCCCACCGCCCAGGACAAGCTGATCGCCTCGCTGCTCTCCCCGGCGCGGCTGCTGCCTTTCATCCGCGGCTTCATCGTCTTTGACGCGGGCGTCAAGAAAGCGGCCCGCTATCAGCAGTACTATGCGGTGCTGGCCACCTTGCAGCGGGTACAGGAGCGCACGCCCAGCGGCAGCCGGCGCGGCGGGGTCATCTGGCACACCACCGGAAGCGGCAAGAGCCTAACCATGGTGATGCTGGCCCGTGCCCTGACCCATCTGCCGGATGCTGAGGCCCCGCGCATTGTCCTGGTGACCGACCGTATCGACCTCGACGACCAGATCAAAGACACCTTCAAAAACACCGGTGCGGCGGTTACCAAAGCCAACAGCGGCGCACATCTGCTGGAGCTGCTGGCTTCGGAGCGTACCCAGGTCATCACCGCCATCATCGATAAGTTCGAAGCGGTTGCCCGCGAGAAGTTCAAGGTGGAGAGCCCTGACGTGTTCGTGCTGGTCGACGAGTCCCACCGCAGTCAGTACGGCAGCGCCAACGCCCTGATGCGCAGTGTCTTGCCGCAGGCCTGCTTGATCGGCTTTACCGGCACGCCGCTGCTCAAGAAAGAAAAGAGTACTGCTGAGAAGTTCGGCGGCATTCTCCACGCCTACTCGATGGCCAAGGCCGTGCAGGACAAGGCCGTCGCGCCGCTCAAGTACGAGGCCCGGCACGCCGAGCTTCACGGCGCACAGGAACAGATCGACCGCTGGTTCGAGCGCGTCACCCGTGATTTGACTGAGGCCCAGAAGCGAGACCTCAAGCGGCAGTTCCGGGCCGCCCAGACGGTTCTGGGAGCCACGTCACGCCTCGAAGAGATCGCTTATGACATCGGTGAGCACTTCCGGCAGACCTACCAGGGCCGGGGCCTCAAAGCTCAATTTGCGGTCAGCAGCAAGCTCGATGCCGTGCGCTACAAGAAGATCTTCGAGCGCTGGGGCACCGTCAGTGTGGCGGTGGTGATCAGCGCACCCGATACCCGCGAAGGCCGTGAGAGCGTCGATGAAGCCGACGTGCCGGAAGTACAGGCCTTTTGGCGCGACATGATGAACCGCTACGGCTCTCCGGACGCTTATCAGAAGAACGTCATCAAGGCCTTCAAAGGGGACGGCGATCCTGAGCTGCTGATCGTGGTCGACAAACTCCTGACCGGGTTTGACGCGCCCAGCAATGCCGTGCTGTACCTGGACAAGCGCCTCAAGGAGCACAGCGTTCTGCAAGCCATCGCCCGCGTCAACCGCCTGTACGACGGCAAGGATTACGGCTTGGTGGTGGATTACCGGGGCATTTTCAGTGAGCTGACCGAAGCTCTCGACATTTACGCCGCCCTGGAGGCCGAGGGCTTTGACCCCGCTGATGTGGCGGGCACGCTTGAGAGCGTAGATATCGAGATCGGCCTGCTTAAAACCCGGCACGGTCATGTCTGGGACGTGTTCGGCGGCGTCAATCGCCAGGATTTCGAGGCCATGCAACGTCATCTGGAGCCGCAGGATCGCCGGGACACTTTCTACGAAACCCTGACCCACTTTGCCAAGACGCTGCAACTGGCCCTCGGCACGCCGAGCTTCCTAGATGCTACGCCGGAAGCCGAGCGGCAGGTTTACATCCGTGATTTGCGCTTTTTTCTCAATTTACGCACCACTGTCAAGCGTCGCTACGGTGAGAGCGTGGACTTCGGGCCGCTGGAAGCGCAGTTGCGCAAACTGGTGCAGGAGCATGTCGGCGCGGACAGTGTGGCGGCGCTGGTTGAGCCGGTCAGCCTCTTTGAAGTCGAGGCGTCTCAACAGGAACTGGGTGACATCGAGGGAACGGTGGCCCGTGCCGACACCATGACCAGCCGGGTGCGGCGGGCCGTCACCGAGCGGATGGAAGAAGACCCGGCGTTTTACAAGCGCCTTTCGGAACTGGTGGACGAAGCCATTGCCGACCACCGCGCCGAGCGCTTGAGTGATCTGGAGTATTTGAAGCGCGCAGAAGAACTCACCCGCCTGGCCCGCGAGCGCGGCACCCAGGAAGGCGACCTGCGTCTGCATGAACGGGGAGAGGCCCGCGCTTATTTCGGCCTGCTGGAGGAGGCGTTTAGCACGATGTTGAGCGAGGTACCGAACCTGACTGAGCAGTTGATTCGCGCTGCCCTGCTTTTCGAGGAGGTCATCGAACGCTTCAAGATTCGCGACTGGCACACGAATCTGGGTGTCCGCAACCGCATGATGGACTCCATGGACGATCAGCTCTACGAACTTGAGCAGCTGGGAAACCAGCGCATTCCGCACTCCGTACGCGACGCCTTGTTCGAGAAGGTGCTGTCCGTGGCCCGGCACCGGGATCAGGTGTGA
- a CDS encoding Fic family protein: MPPRRYATGQLALHTELGLNVPEPYQQSWVSTGTTRKIEQGVSSAQHTYPKSYRHGGTLLDHLRFALRYEPLDLRLLSAAFRTWGAEEIRLWVQQEPTGERSRRAWFLYEALTGQTLELPDTTSGAYVGALNERWEYVAARRNSPRHRVTDNLLGTAAFSVTVRRTDRLEQSWRSALDQRARQLLRQYDPALLARAITFLYTTETLSSFQIEREQPDKARERRFVQALRNARKFNPLDPAALRTLQQQIVEGQTPLEGWRTDQVFVGETVGQGQEQVHFVTPQPADLPALMDGWQAMTARLLSDPSVDPVLAAAAISFAFVFIHPFPDGNGRLHRYLIHQVLEKRDFTPPEGIFPISASMLRDRRGYDDALESFSRPLMEHLDFELDPRELTLTVRGKTAHLYRHFDATTLVEYLYGRIEDTIARDLSGELDWLSRFDQIFQVAYAQDLPDVQAKKLVRYLMEQRGRLSNNKRPQFADIAPEKLRLIEERARQVFAENDE; the protein is encoded by the coding sequence ATGCCGCCCAGAAGGTACGCCACCGGACAACTGGCCCTCCACACCGAACTTGGCCTGAACGTCCCGGAGCCTTACCAGCAGAGTTGGGTCAGCACCGGCACCACCCGGAAGATCGAGCAGGGGGTCAGCTCAGCCCAGCACACCTACCCCAAGAGTTACCGTCACGGGGGCACCCTCCTCGACCACCTCCGCTTTGCTCTGCGCTACGAACCGCTAGACCTGCGGCTCCTCAGTGCGGCATTCCGAACCTGGGGCGCAGAAGAGATTCGGCTGTGGGTGCAGCAGGAACCGACTGGCGAGCGCTCGCGCCGGGCCTGGTTTCTGTACGAAGCGCTGACCGGGCAGACCCTGGAGCTTCCCGACACCACCAGCGGTGCTTATGTCGGCGCACTCAATGAACGCTGGGAGTACGTCGCAGCCCGCCGCAACAGCCCCCGCCACCGCGTGACCGACAACCTCCTGGGCACCGCTGCCTTCAGCGTGACTGTGCGCCGCACCGACCGGCTGGAGCAGTCCTGGCGCAGTGCACTCGACCAGCGTGCCCGGCAGCTCCTGCGGCAGTACGACCCGGCCCTCCTTGCGCGGGCTATCACCTTCCTCTACACCACCGAAACCCTCTCCAGCTTTCAGATCGAGCGTGAGCAGCCTGACAAAGCCAGGGAGCGCCGTTTTGTGCAGGCGCTGCGCAACGCCAGGAAGTTCAATCCGCTGGACCCTGCCGCGCTGCGGACCTTGCAGCAGCAGATCGTGGAGGGCCAGACTCCGCTGGAGGGCTGGCGCACCGATCAGGTGTTCGTGGGCGAAACGGTCGGGCAGGGCCAGGAACAGGTGCATTTCGTCACCCCGCAACCAGCGGACTTGCCTGCCTTGATGGACGGCTGGCAGGCGATGACGGCCCGCCTGCTCAGTGACCCGTCAGTCGATCCGGTGCTGGCAGCGGCGGCCATCAGCTTCGCGTTCGTCTTCATTCACCCCTTTCCGGACGGCAACGGGCGGCTGCACCGCTACCTGATTCATCAGGTGCTGGAGAAGCGCGACTTTACGCCGCCGGAGGGCATCTTCCCCATCAGCGCCAGCATGTTGCGAGACCGCCGAGGCTATGACGACGCCCTGGAGAGCTTCAGCCGCCCCCTGATGGAGCACCTCGACTTCGAGCTGGACCCGCGTGAACTGACCCTGACCGTGCGCGGCAAAACGGCCCATCTCTACCGTCACTTCGATGCCACGACGCTGGTGGAGTATCTTTATGGCCGCATCGAGGACACCATTGCCCGTGACCTCAGCGGCGAACTGGACTGGCTCAGCCGCTTCGATCAGATCTTTCAGGTGGCCTATGCCCAAGACCTCCCTGACGTGCAGGCCAAGAAACTGGTGCGCTACCTGATGGAGCAGCGGGGCCGACTGTCCAACAACAAGCGCCCACAATTTGCCGACATTGCGCCTGAAAAACTTCGGCTGATCGAGGAACGTGCCCGGCAGGTCTTCGCCGAGAACGACGAATAG
- a CDS encoding restriction endonuclease subunit S, with product MKNDLAQFPRLAPPLRLSPPLAHTGRVAMSDVKTVPEGWTVGKIQDVIGVIESGKSVNGDDRPLEKNEKGVLKVSAVSSGYFVEAESKAIWDSDIPHARTIVKAKSILFARASGSAELVGANTYVNLEYDYLFLPDKIWQIQAHEGANTLWLFYLINTALVRNEILESSSGGSGMKNVSQANFLNVPILLPPLPEQHKIAAILSAWDDALATLAHLIDTKRQQKRALAEQLLTGKRRLKGFEGEWKTGELGQFSSVEMGSSPSSSAYNSDKNGLPLIQGNADIKNRIAQPRTYTSEITRKCEAGDIILSVRAPVGQVAITFTDACIGRGVASIRAKEDQDFMYQLLIAKENSWGALIQGSTFESVTSKEVKSFLISLPPLPEQQAIASVLSTLDAELSALTRQQAAVQQQKRGLMDLLLTGRVRVKVDDLQTGP from the coding sequence ATGAAGAATGATCTCGCCCAATTTCCCCGCCTTGCACCCCCGCTCAGGCTTTCGCCCCCGCTGGCCCACACAGGCCGCGTGGCAATGAGCGACGTGAAGACTGTGCCGGAAGGGTGGACGGTAGGAAAGATACAGGATGTCATCGGTGTTATTGAAAGTGGCAAAAGTGTCAATGGAGATGATCGTCCCCTTGAGAAAAACGAAAAGGGTGTTTTAAAAGTTAGCGCAGTTTCCAGTGGTTATTTCGTTGAAGCGGAATCTAAAGCAATCTGGGATTCCGATATACCTCATGCAAGAACAATTGTTAAGGCGAAGTCCATATTGTTTGCACGAGCAAGCGGAAGTGCTGAACTTGTGGGCGCAAACACTTACGTCAATTTAGAATATGATTATCTTTTCTTGCCTGATAAAATTTGGCAGATTCAAGCTCACGAAGGAGCCAACACGCTTTGGCTTTTTTACTTAATTAACACTGCACTCGTTAGAAATGAGATTTTAGAAAGCTCTTCCGGCGGAAGTGGAATGAAAAATGTGTCTCAAGCAAATTTTCTAAACGTTCCAATCCTCCTTCCACCCCTCCCCGAACAACACAAAATCGCCGCCATCCTCTCCGCTTGGGACGACGCCTTAGCCACCCTCGCCCACCTGATTGACACCAAGCGTCAGCAAAAGCGGGCGCTGGCTGAGCAGTTGCTCACGGGGAAACGGAGATTGAAGGGGTTTGAAGGGGAATGGAAAACTGGAGAGCTGGGGCAGTTTTCCAGCGTTGAAATGGGTAGTTCGCCCAGTTCTTCTGCATATAATTCAGACAAAAATGGACTGCCTCTTATTCAAGGAAATGCCGATATTAAGAACCGTATAGCCCAGCCCCGTACGTACACTTCTGAAATTACACGAAAGTGCGAAGCAGGAGACATTATTTTAAGTGTTCGCGCCCCAGTCGGTCAGGTGGCAATAACATTTACCGATGCGTGTATTGGACGTGGAGTCGCATCGATTAGGGCTAAGGAAGACCAGGATTTTATGTATCAGCTTCTTATCGCAAAAGAGAATTCTTGGGGAGCACTAATTCAGGGCAGTACATTTGAATCTGTTACAAGCAAAGAAGTGAAGAGTTTCCTGATCTCTCTCCCACCCCTCCCCGAGCAACAAGCCATCGCCTCCGTCCTCTCTACCTTGGACGCCGAACTCAGCGCCCTCACCCGTCAGCAGGCGGCGGTGCAGCAGCAAAAGCGCGGGCTGATGGATCTGCTGCTGACGGGACGGGTGCGGGTCAAGGTGGATGATCTCCAGACCGGGCCATGA
- a CDS encoding type II toxin-antitoxin system PemK/MazF family toxin, with protein MTPGLPVPKKGDLIWLDFSPQAGHEQAGRRPALVITPSLFNRSTNLLFAAPITSRVRGHEFEVPLPAGLSISGVILVHHTRSVDWKVRNAEIIEAVPEETLFEVLDILNAVVEDEE; from the coding sequence GTGACGCCGGGCCTTCCCGTTCCCAAAAAAGGCGACCTGATCTGGTTGGATTTCAGTCCCCAGGCCGGACACGAGCAAGCAGGCCGCCGCCCCGCGCTGGTCATTACGCCTTCATTGTTCAACCGCTCGACCAATTTGCTGTTTGCTGCCCCGATTACCAGTCGGGTCAGGGGGCACGAATTTGAAGTCCCCTTGCCAGCGGGCCTGAGCATCAGCGGCGTCATTCTGGTACATCACACCCGTTCTGTGGATTGGAAAGTACGCAATGCCGAGATCATAGAGGCCGTGCCAGAAGAAACACTGTTTGAGGTTCTGGACATTTTGAACGCCGTTGTTGAGGATGAAGAATGA
- a CDS encoding AbrB/MazE/SpoVT family DNA-binding domain-containing protein, whose translation MKGTIRNWGNSLAIRIPRDYASTLNIQDGSDVKLELTEQGLLIVPSRPKRHKRKLADLLIGVTPELIGGEMDWGEPQGSEVW comes from the coding sequence ATGAAAGGAACCATTCGCAACTGGGGCAACAGCCTCGCCATTCGCATTCCCCGCGATTACGCCAGCACCCTCAATATTCAAGACGGCAGCGACGTCAAACTTGAGTTGACAGAACAAGGCCTGCTGATTGTGCCCAGCCGCCCGAAGCGTCACAAACGGAAGCTGGCTGATTTGCTGATCGGGGTCACGCCTGAGCTGATCGGCGGGGAAATGGACTGGGGCGAGCCACAAGGCTCAGAAGTGTGGTGA
- a CDS encoding type I restriction-modification system subunit M: MTNFIDQAEINNILWKACDTFRGTVDPSEYKNYLLSMLFVKYISDVWQDHYDTLKEQFGDDEERIRRRLERDRFVMPPGSLFLDLYRQRTADNIGEIIDQALIAIEDANKGKLAGVFRNITFNSEAALGQTKERNVRLKLLLEDFNNPKLDLRPSRIGNLDIIGNAYEYLISRFAAGAGKKAGEFYTPPEVSELMARLADPKPGERIYDPTCGSASLLIKCAQHVQAKGSRNYAIYGQENNGSTYALARMNMFLHDVDDARIEWGDTIRNPLHLEDDKLMKFEVVVANPPFSLDKWGADDMASDRHGRFHRGLPPKGKGDYAFISHKIASMTEVGSRMVVVVPHGVLFRGGAEGKIRAQLIEENLLDTVIGLPTNLFFGTGIPAALLVFRKGKATSDVLFIDASKSFAAGKNQNNLRESDLACIVDTYRARQDVDKYARVVAQSELSTNDYNLNIPRYVDTSEEQAEIDVAALQADIDVLEQEWAQARDKMRGYLAELGL, from the coding sequence ATGACCAACTTCATCGATCAAGCCGAGATCAACAACATCCTCTGGAAAGCCTGCGACACCTTCCGGGGCACGGTCGACCCCAGCGAATACAAGAATTACTTGCTGTCGATGCTGTTCGTGAAATACATCAGCGATGTGTGGCAGGACCATTACGACACCCTGAAAGAGCAATTCGGAGACGACGAGGAGCGCATCCGACGCCGCTTGGAGCGAGACCGCTTTGTGATGCCGCCCGGCAGCTTATTCCTCGATCTGTACCGGCAGCGCACCGCCGACAACATCGGGGAGATCATCGACCAAGCCCTGATCGCCATTGAGGACGCCAACAAGGGCAAGCTCGCCGGTGTATTTCGCAACATCACCTTCAACAGCGAGGCGGCGCTGGGCCAGACCAAAGAGCGCAATGTCCGGCTCAAGCTGCTGCTGGAAGATTTCAACAATCCCAAGCTCGATCTGCGGCCCAGCCGGATCGGCAACCTCGACATCATCGGCAACGCCTACGAATACCTGATTTCGCGGTTCGCGGCGGGCGCGGGCAAGAAGGCCGGGGAGTTTTACACGCCGCCGGAAGTCAGTGAGCTGATGGCGCGGCTGGCCGACCCCAAGCCCGGCGAGCGCATCTACGACCCGACCTGCGGCAGCGCCTCGCTGCTGATCAAGTGCGCCCAGCATGTGCAGGCCAAAGGCAGCCGCAACTACGCCATTTACGGCCAGGAAAACAACGGCAGCACCTACGCCCTGGCCCGCATGAACATGTTTCTGCACGATGTGGACGACGCCCGCATCGAGTGGGGCGACACCATTCGCAACCCGCTGCACCTGGAAGACGACAAGCTGATGAAGTTTGAAGTGGTTGTCGCCAATCCGCCATTCAGCCTCGACAAATGGGGCGCGGACGATATGGCAAGTGACCGGCACGGACGCTTCCACCGGGGCCTGCCGCCCAAGGGCAAGGGCGATTACGCCTTCATCAGCCACAAGATCGCCAGCATGACCGAGGTCGGTTCGCGGATGGTGGTCGTGGTGCCGCACGGCGTTTTGTTTCGCGGCGGCGCGGAAGGCAAGATTCGGGCGCAACTGATTGAAGAGAACCTGCTTGACACGGTGATCGGGCTGCCGACCAACCTGTTTTTCGGCACGGGCATTCCCGCCGCGCTGCTGGTGTTCCGCAAGGGCAAGGCCACGAGTGACGTGCTGTTCATCGACGCCAGCAAAAGTTTTGCGGCGGGCAAGAACCAGAACAACTTGCGGGAGAGCGATTTGGCCTGCATCGTGGACACCTACCGCGCCCGGCAGGACGTGGACAAGTACGCCCGTGTGGTGGCGCAGAGCGAGCTGAGCACCAACGATTACAACCTCAACATTCCGCGCTACGTGGACACCAGCGAGGAGCAGGCCGAAATAGATGTGGCCGCCCTGCAAGCCGACATTGACGTGCTGGAGCAGGAGTGGGCGCAGGCGCGGGACAAGATGCGCGGGTATCTGGCGGAGTTGGGCTTGTGA
- a CDS encoding GIY-YIG nuclease family protein, with translation MASGYLYALANESMPGVFKVGCTSRNPFDRAKELRTTGVPTAFHVVAAVLVADIKTAEASAHTLLGKNGQRIDDEREFFSANLAHIVLVFSQILNETGEAKPYDETPVSHEQILKDANTYHFGEGTIPPDLKKALKLYDQALQLGSHEAAFALSKIYREGQGIRKSTEKASYYTKRGRELRRMESETSDWPLWYWLSTLSEKEQHDNDNGDYYSPLIKAGSQGRIDILDLILPRVLKQDRHKEHKFDLFLSVGAVAFKAEDEKGANDIIIWIAENLKTHNISISRAPYFVVKWINGLMLSTSQYATILNQNRGNRMDDFIRKIFIIRRLDTDGKIKLPYDLLSRLRLNHIDRMKYISSPNLLIQALEDCFA, from the coding sequence ATGGCTTCTGGTTATCTTTACGCCCTTGCAAATGAAAGCATGCCCGGTGTATTCAAAGTGGGCTGCACTTCCCGGAATCCATTTGACCGCGCCAAGGAACTGCGGACCACCGGTGTTCCCACCGCTTTTCATGTCGTCGCGGCAGTCTTAGTTGCAGATATTAAGACAGCTGAGGCAAGTGCCCATACGTTACTCGGTAAAAATGGTCAGCGCATTGATGACGAACGTGAGTTCTTTAGTGCTAATCTCGCGCATATAGTGTTAGTGTTCTCGCAAATATTGAATGAAACCGGAGAGGCCAAACCATACGACGAGACTCCGGTAAGTCACGAACAAATACTCAAGGACGCTAATACCTACCATTTTGGAGAAGGGACAATACCACCCGATCTAAAGAAAGCTCTCAAATTATATGACCAAGCCTTACAGCTTGGTAGCCATGAAGCAGCCTTTGCTCTATCTAAGATTTATAGAGAGGGACAAGGAATCAGGAAATCTACCGAAAAAGCGAGTTATTACACTAAGAGGGGCAGAGAGCTCCGTAGAATGGAGAGTGAAACAAGTGACTGGCCACTTTGGTATTGGCTTTCCACACTCTCAGAGAAGGAGCAGCATGACAATGACAATGGAGATTATTATTCTCCTTTAATAAAAGCAGGTAGTCAAGGTAGAATCGATATACTTGATTTGATCTTGCCCAGAGTTTTAAAGCAAGATAGACATAAAGAACACAAATTTGACTTATTCTTATCAGTAGGGGCGGTGGCGTTTAAGGCAGAAGACGAAAAAGGAGCAAATGATATTATAATATGGATTGCAGAAAATTTAAAAACCCATAATATATCAATTTCTAGAGCTCCGTATTTTGTTGTTAAGTGGATTAATGGACTGATGCTTTCCACAAGCCAATATGCAACAATCCTTAATCAAAATCGTGGAAACAGGATGGATGATTTTATTAGAAAGATATTTATCATTAGACGACTAGATACAGATGGAAAAATCAAACTTCCTTATGATCTTTTGAGTCGATTACGACTCAATCATATAGACAGAATGAAATATATAAGCTCTCCAAATCTATTAATACAAGCTTTGGAAGACTGTTTTGCTTAA